The following coding sequences are from one Rutidosis leptorrhynchoides isolate AG116_Rl617_1_P2 chromosome 11, CSIRO_AGI_Rlap_v1, whole genome shotgun sequence window:
- the LOC139875399 gene encoding uncharacterized protein, with protein sequence MENFGSLHFQGHPILVLTDQPLKQILCRSESSGHLAKWAINEEGTGAGLVLTSPDGEEYTYELKFCFYASNNEAEYETLLSGLRIALDMGITNLRAYVDSQIVAQQVNGTFDARDTSMGQYVKLVETISNKFDNLEVVKIPPNKNKKADVLRKLATLTFDHLHKRVLVEELKEKSIHEKPIMMIVEGVKETWLTPYLRYLHDGVLPIDKAEARRIRVTAPTYEVINGVLYRKSYNGRLLRSTGNAKFLVVAIDFFTKWVEAKALAKITGENVKKFVWHDIMCRYGVSNESQ encoded by the exons atggaaaacTTTGGGTCACTACATTTTCAAGGTCATCCAATCTTGGTGTTAACAGATCAACCGTTGAAGCAAATACTCTGTCGTTCAGAATCATCTGGCCATCTAGCGAAATGGGCCATCAA TGAAGAAGGAACAGGTGCAGGACTGGTTCTGACAAGTCCCGATGGAGAAGAGTATACTTATGAATTGAAATTTTGTTTCTATGCATCCAACAATGAAGCAGAATACGAGACATTACTCTCCGGCTTGCGCATAGCATTGGACATGGGCATCACAAACCTAAgggcatatgttgattctcaaattgtggCCCAGCAAGTTAATGGAACGTTTGATGCAAGAGATACATCAATggggcaatatgtaaagttggtagAAACAATCTCAAATAAATTTGATAACCTTGAGGTCGTGAAAATCCCTCCAAATAAGAATAAGAAGGCTGACGTATTAAGaaagttagctactttaacctttgatcatttgcacaaacgtGTGTTGGTCGAAGAACTTAAAGAAAAATCAATACATGAAAAACCAATTATGATGATAGTTGAAGGTGTCAAGGAAACTTGGCTGACTCCATATTTAAGGTATTTGCACGACGGAGTGTTACCCATTGACAAGGCGGAAGCCAGAAGGATAAGAGTAACGGCACCAACGTATGAAGTGATTAATGGCGTTCTTTATCGGAAGTCTTACAATGGTCGTCTGTTAAG aagcactggtaatgctaagttcttggtggtagcaattgaTTTTTTCACAAAGTGGGTTGAGGCGAAGGCTTTAGCAAAGattacaggagaaaatgtcaaaaaGTTTGTTTGGCATGATATTATGTGCCGGTATGGGGTCTCAAATGAAAGTCAGTGA
- the LOC139875400 gene encoding uncharacterized protein has translation MLWAHRITPKRITGETPFSLVYGTEAVIPAEICVLTQRIMAFDIEANSYALRENLNLLEEIRLMAAIQQADHKHKMAKYYNKKVKHTQFEVGDLVLRDNEASTQIKFGKLAPKWKDLISNYSYGNIVHKFYPAKDLLAQVSHRCVSSLPAERKITVRW, from the exons ATGCTATGGGCACACCGGATAACTCCAAAGCGGATCACGGGGGAAACACCCTTCAGTCTAGTGTATGGTACAGAAGCAGTGATACCAGCCGAAATATGTGTTCTAACACAACGCATAATGGCATTTGATATTGAAGCTAATTCTTATGCATTAAGGGAaaatctcaacttgttggaggaaaTAAGATTGATGGCCGCCATCCAGCAAGCAGACCACAAGCATAAGATGGCAAAATATTACAACAAGAAAGTGAAGCATACACAATTTGAAGTTGGTGATCTGGTGCTACGAGATAATGAGGCAAGCACGCAAATTAAATTTGGAAAGTTAGCACCAAAatggaaggaccttataag caattattcttatggAAATATTGTtcataaattttatccggccaaggatttattAGCTCAGGTTTCACAtcgctgtgtgtcatccctacctgcAGAAAGAAAGATAACCgttcggtggtag